The following are encoded in a window of Nocardioides houyundeii genomic DNA:
- a CDS encoding FMN-dependent NADH-azoreductase: protein MSILRVDSSIQGDHSASSALGDLVLTELTTAHPDAPVVRRHLGRDPLPAEAWASAVVGGATAETDRTDAQHQALGLAQQLADELQQATTAVLALPLYNFGVSQHVKSWIDLALAGAPQGARLLEGTPTALVVTRGGAYGAGTPREGWDHNTDYLRRILVDLWGADLTLIEREFTLVGINPALDEFAELAAVMRKSAEEAAVETGAALAARRAA from the coding sequence GTGTCCATCCTTCGTGTCGATTCCTCCATCCAGGGCGACCACTCCGCCAGCAGCGCGCTGGGGGACCTCGTCCTCACCGAGCTCACCACCGCGCACCCCGACGCCCCCGTCGTACGCCGGCACCTCGGCCGCGACCCGCTGCCTGCGGAGGCCTGGGCCTCGGCGGTCGTCGGCGGCGCCACCGCGGAGACGGACCGTACTGACGCGCAGCACCAGGCTCTGGGCCTCGCGCAGCAGCTGGCCGACGAGCTGCAGCAGGCCACCACGGCCGTGCTCGCGCTCCCGCTCTACAACTTCGGCGTCTCCCAGCACGTGAAGTCCTGGATCGACCTGGCGCTGGCCGGCGCACCGCAGGGCGCCCGGCTGCTGGAGGGCACCCCGACCGCTCTGGTGGTCACCCGCGGCGGCGCCTACGGCGCCGGGACCCCGCGCGAGGGCTGGGACCACAACACCGACTACCTGCGTCGGATCCTGGTCGACCTGTGGGGCGCGGACCTGACGCTGATCGAGCGCGAGTTCACCCTCGTCGGCATCAACCCCGCTCTCGACGAGTTCGCCGAGCTGGCGGCGGTGATGCGCAAGAGCGCCGAGGAAGCTGCCGTCGAGACCGGAGCCGCGCTGGCGGCCCGGCGCGCCGCCTGA
- a CDS encoding MarR family winged helix-turn-helix transcriptional regulator, producing MTAEKESRIHSAQEDEPWLTPEQQREWRGLVALLMTLPAALDAQLKRDGGVNSFEYQLLAALGEAPDHRMVLSDLALLAQGSLSRISHAVTRLERAGWVERGSCSVPGARRTEARLTEAGLAKLEELAPGHAREARRLVVDRLTPEQLAALGEAARTIARACAEDGPPECREKIVDC from the coding sequence GTGACCGCAGAGAAGGAGAGCCGGATCCACTCGGCCCAGGAGGACGAGCCGTGGCTGACGCCCGAGCAGCAGCGCGAGTGGCGCGGGCTCGTGGCACTGCTGATGACCCTTCCGGCCGCCCTGGACGCTCAGCTCAAGCGCGACGGCGGAGTGAACTCGTTCGAGTACCAGCTGCTCGCCGCCCTGGGGGAGGCGCCCGATCACAGGATGGTCCTCAGTGACCTGGCCCTGCTCGCCCAGGGATCGCTCTCGCGGATCTCGCACGCCGTGACGCGGCTCGAGCGCGCCGGCTGGGTGGAGCGAGGGTCCTGCTCCGTGCCCGGTGCTCGGCGCACGGAGGCCCGACTCACCGAGGCGGGCCTGGCCAAGCTCGAGGAGCTCGCCCCCGGTCACGCCCGCGAGGCGCGCCGGCTGGTGGTCGACAGACTGACCCCGGAGCAGCTCGCTGCTCTGGGCGAGGCGGCTCGGACGATCGCCCGGGCCTGCGCCGAGGACGGGCCGCCCGAGTGTCGCGAGAAGATCGTCGACTGCTGA
- a CDS encoding formate/nitrite transporter family protein — translation MTRPSGGSDDLAAPKGSREEPELEEAYDRLVDQGHERLSRPLLPLLSTGLLGGVDVGVGVLMYLVVQAETGNHLLASLAFTVGFVALLLASSELFTENFLVPVMAVVAKEGTLTQLLRLWVVTLAANLVAGYAMAGMIVVALPDVHEVAVEAGSHYAHLGVSWRSFFLAVLAGAVITLLTRMQNATESLGVRLVPAVLMSFVLVGAQLFHSVLDSILMFAGLLTGEADYGYLDWLGALGWSALGNVVGGLVLVTGLRLLRVPHRVAESREEGQTG, via the coding sequence GTGACCCGGCCGTCCGGTGGTTCCGACGACCTGGCGGCGCCGAAGGGCTCTCGCGAGGAACCCGAGCTGGAGGAGGCCTACGACCGCCTGGTCGACCAAGGGCACGAGCGGCTGAGCCGCCCCCTGCTGCCACTGCTGTCGACCGGTCTCCTGGGTGGGGTCGACGTGGGCGTCGGGGTGCTGATGTACCTGGTGGTGCAGGCGGAGACGGGCAACCACCTGCTCGCCTCGCTCGCCTTCACCGTCGGCTTCGTGGCCCTGCTGCTGGCCAGCAGCGAGCTGTTCACCGAGAACTTCCTGGTGCCGGTGATGGCGGTGGTTGCCAAGGAGGGGACGCTCACCCAGCTGCTCAGGCTCTGGGTCGTCACGCTGGCGGCGAACCTGGTGGCCGGCTACGCCATGGCGGGGATGATCGTGGTGGCGCTGCCGGACGTGCACGAGGTGGCGGTGGAGGCCGGCTCGCACTACGCCCACCTGGGTGTGTCATGGCGCTCGTTCTTCCTCGCCGTGCTCGCCGGCGCAGTGATCACGCTGCTGACGCGGATGCAGAACGCGACCGAGAGCCTCGGTGTCCGCCTGGTCCCGGCTGTGCTGATGTCTTTCGTGCTCGTGGGCGCCCAGCTCTTCCACTCCGTGCTCGACTCGATCCTGATGTTCGCCGGGCTGTTGACCGGCGAGGCCGACTACGGCTACCTGGACTGGTTGGGAGCGCTCGGCTGGTCCGCGCTCGGCAACGTCGTCGGCGGACTCGTGCTCGTCACCGGCCTCCGTCTGCTGCGGGTCCCGCACCGGGTCGCCGAGAGCCGCGAGGAGGGGCAGACCGGCTGA
- a CDS encoding tRNA (cytidine(34)-2'-O)-methyltransferase: MFHVMFLEPRIPPNTGNAIRMVSGTGATLHLVEPLGFDLEESKLKRAGLDYHDLASVEVHPDLDTALAGEALASSRVFAFTAHATRWYTDIEFQPGDVLLFGPEPTGLPDQVLNHGRVTERLRIPMVPGRRSLNLSNSAAVVTYEAWRQHGFPGAH; this comes from the coding sequence GTGTTTCACGTCATGTTCCTCGAGCCCCGCATCCCTCCCAACACGGGGAACGCGATCCGGATGGTCTCCGGGACCGGCGCCACCCTGCACCTGGTCGAACCGCTCGGCTTCGACCTCGAGGAGTCCAAGCTGAAGCGTGCGGGCCTGGACTACCACGACCTGGCCTCGGTCGAGGTGCACCCTGACCTCGACACCGCGCTCGCCGGCGAGGCGCTGGCCTCCTCCAGGGTGTTCGCCTTCACCGCGCACGCGACGCGTTGGTACACCGACATCGAGTTCCAGCCCGGCGACGTGCTGCTCTTCGGCCCGGAGCCGACGGGCCTGCCGGACCAGGTGCTGAACCACGGCCGGGTGACGGAGCGGCTCCGGATCCCGATGGTGCCGGGCCGTCGCTCGCTGAACCTGTCGAACTCCGCAGCCGTGGTGACCTACGAGGCCTGGCGGCAGCACGGGTTCCCCGGCGCCCACTAG
- a CDS encoding LLM class flavin-dependent oxidoreductase, with protein sequence MTATPISILDLAQIAAGGSAADSFRTSVEIAQLAERSGYRRVWYAEHHNMPTIASSATAVLIAHVAAHTSSIRLGAGGVMLPNHSPLVIAEQFGTLATLHPDRIDLGLGRAPGSDQNTMRALRRDPRSAESFPSDVQELQGYLTGRSQIPGVEAVPGTGTNVPLYILGSSLFGAQLAAALGLPYAFASHFAPQALQQAVATYRRSFQPSEQLAEPYVIAGANVVAADSSEEAHALLRESQRLRVSQLVGRGRTFSDAEADAVLDSPSGQQIKQMSHYTAVGNPDEVREYLDKFAVHADADELIVASMARSTEATLRSFELLSQVADLAG encoded by the coding sequence ATGACTGCGACCCCCATCTCGATCCTCGACCTCGCCCAGATCGCAGCCGGAGGCAGCGCCGCCGACAGCTTCCGGACCAGCGTCGAGATCGCCCAGCTCGCGGAGCGCAGCGGCTACCGTCGCGTCTGGTACGCCGAGCACCACAACATGCCGACCATCGCGTCCTCGGCGACCGCCGTACTCATCGCGCACGTCGCGGCACACACGTCGTCCATCCGTCTTGGGGCCGGCGGGGTGATGCTGCCCAACCACTCCCCGCTGGTGATCGCCGAGCAGTTCGGCACCCTGGCGACGCTGCACCCGGACCGGATCGACCTCGGGCTGGGCCGTGCTCCCGGGAGCGACCAGAACACGATGCGCGCCCTGCGCCGGGACCCGAGATCGGCCGAGTCGTTCCCCAGCGACGTCCAGGAGCTTCAGGGCTACCTGACCGGCAGGTCGCAGATCCCCGGTGTCGAGGCCGTCCCGGGCACCGGGACGAACGTGCCCCTCTACATCCTCGGCTCCTCGCTCTTCGGGGCCCAGCTGGCGGCCGCGCTGGGTCTGCCCTACGCCTTCGCCTCGCACTTCGCGCCTCAGGCGCTGCAACAGGCCGTGGCGACGTACCGCCGCAGCTTCCAGCCGTCCGAGCAGCTCGCCGAGCCCTACGTCATCGCCGGCGCCAACGTGGTCGCCGCCGACTCCAGCGAGGAGGCCCACGCGCTGCTGCGGGAGTCCCAGCGACTGCGGGTCAGCCAGCTCGTCGGCCGGGGTCGCACCTTCAGCGACGCCGAGGCCGACGCCGTCCTCGACTCGCCGTCGGGCCAGCAGATCAAGCAGATGAGCCACTACACCGCCGTGGGCAACCCTGACGAGGTCCGCGAGTACCTCGACAAGTTCGCCGTGCACGCCGACGCCGACGAGCTGATCGTCGCCTCGATGGCGCGCAGCACCGAGGCGACGCTGCGCTCCTTCGAGCTGCTGAGCCAGGTGGCAGACCTGGCGGGATGA